CAAGGCGGTCACGATCGCCGCGGAGAACTACCTGTACGTGACGGGCGACGTGACCTACCCCGCGACCCGGACCGCGTCGACGGTCCTCGGCCTCATCGGGCAGCGAGCGGTCTGGGTGTGGAACCCGATCACGTCGGCTGGGACCACGATCCTCGCCGCGAACCGGGAGATCGACGCCGCGATCCTCTCCAACACCGGGACCTTCGTCGTCCAGAACTGGACGAGGGGCTCGACGTCCGGCCGCGGAACGCTCACCGTGAACGGTTCGATCGCTCAGAACTTCCGTGGCGCCGTGGGGTTGTCGAGCGGTCAGGGGTACACGAAGTCGTACCAGTTCGACTCGAGCTTGGCGACCTACACCCCACCGAAGTTCCCCCAGCCGACCGTCACGACCTACCGCGTCGCGACCCAGGTCGAGTCGAAGACCGCGTACGACGCGAACGGAGCTCCCCGATCGTGACCGCAGCGCTCCCGACCCTCGCCACCCTCGCCGCCGCGTTCGGCGCGGCGCTCGGCCTCGCGATCGGCTCGTTCCTCAACGTCGTCGTGTACCGCGTACCGGCTGGACGCTCCGTCGTCGCGCCGGCGTCGGCCTGCCCGGGTTGCGATCGTCCGATCCGCGGTCGGGACAACGTTCCGGTCCTCTCGTGGCTCGTCCTCCGAGGGCGCTGCCGCGACTGCGCGATGCCGATCTCGGCCCGGTACCCCCTCGTCGAGGGGGCGACCGCCGTGCTGTTCGTGCTCGTCGCCGTCCGCTTCCTCCCAGCCGCCGGTTCATCCGGACGCGAAGTCACGGGCGCTGTACTGCTGCTCGTCGCGCTCCTCGTCCTGATGGCCTGCAGCGTCGCGCTCGCGCTCATCGATCTGGACACCCACACCCTGCCGAACCGCATCGTGCTCCCGCTCTACCCGGTGCTCGCCGTGATGCTGACTGCCTCGAGCGCGTCGAGCGGTGACTGGGCAGCTCTGGTGCGCGGTGCCGTCGGCCTCGTCGTCCTCGGCGGCACGTACCTTGCGCTCGCCGTCGCGGTACCCCGCGGGATGGGCTTCGGCGACGTCAAGCTCGCTGGCGCGCTCGGCCTCGTGCTGGCGTACCTCGGATGGGGACCCCTCGCTGTGGGTGCTTTCGGCGCCTTCCTCCTCGGAGGTACCTTCGGCATCGTCCTCCTGCTGGTCCGACGGGCTGGTCGTTCGACCGGCATCCCGTTCGGCCCCTGGATGCTCCTCGGCGCGTGGGTGGGCGCGTTCGCCGGTGCTCCCGTCTGGGACGCCTACCTCCGTCTGCTCGGGCTCTGAGCAGGGCCCGACCGAAGCGATCCGAAGGAACACGACATGGCGAAGAACATCGTCGGCATCGACATCGGTGCTGATGCCATCCGCGCGGTGGAGGTCGCGGACGCGGACAAACCGCAGCCCACGATCGTCCGAGTCGCCGAGGTTCCCGTCCCGCCGGACGCCACCAAGCACGGCGAGGTGCTCGAGGCGAACACCGTTGCCGGGGCGCTCCGCAGTCTGTGGACACTCGGTCGGTTCCGGAGTAGGGACGTCGTCCTCGGGATGGGCAACCAGCGCGTGCTCTCCCGCGACCTCACGGTGCCGAAGGCACCCATCGCCCAGATCCGCGAATCGCTGCCCTTCCAGGTCCAGGACATGCTCCCGGTGCCGGTCGGAGACGCGATCCTCGACTTCTACCCCACGTCCGAAGGTGTCGAGGAGAACGGGCCCGTCGTGCACGGCCTCCTCGTCGCGGCCATCAAGGACGCCGTCCTCGCCAACGTCCGTGCAGCCGAACTCGCCGGGCTGAAGCCCGTGGGTGTCGACCTGATCCCGTTCGCGCTCACCCGTGTCCTCGCGCCGCGGGTCCGCGGAGCCGGGACCGTCGCGATCGTCGATTGCGGCGGCAACACGACGTCGGTCGTCATCGCCCATGACGGCGTGCCGCGCTTCGTCCGGATCATCCCCACCGGTGGGGACGACGTCACGAAGTCCATCGCCGCCCGGCTGGAGGTGCCGCTGCCCGAAGCCGAGGCGGTGAAGCGCCACTTCGGCCTCGTCGGCAGGACGCAGACCCCCGACGACGTGCGTGCCGTCGCGGTCACCCGTGAGACCGTGGGCGAGCTGATGACGAGCATCCGCAACACCGTCAACTACTACGCGAACACCCGTCCGGAGGACCCGGTGCGGAGCGTCCTCATCGTCGGTGGTGGCGCGGCGCTCCCCGGCCTCCGCGAGGGCCTCGGTGACGTGACGGGTCTCCCCGTCGCGATCGGGGACCCCTTCGTGACCGCCCGGACCTCCCGGGGCATCGCGCCGGAGGTCCTCCGTGAGCGATCCGCGTCGATGGCCGTCGCCTGGAGCCTGGCCGTCGGAGGTCGAGCGGCATGACCGAGACACTCGACCCCACGACCACGTCGAGCAAGCGGCGTGCAGGCGCCCTTCGTCGCCCCGCGGGACCGACCCCCACCCAAGCCGGTCACGACCAACGACGCGCACTCGTCGTCGGCG
This is a stretch of genomic DNA from Curtobacterium sp. 458. It encodes these proteins:
- a CDS encoding A24 family peptidase: MTAALPTLATLAAAFGAALGLAIGSFLNVVVYRVPAGRSVVAPASACPGCDRPIRGRDNVPVLSWLVLRGRCRDCAMPISARYPLVEGATAVLFVLVAVRFLPAAGSSGREVTGAVLLLVALLVLMACSVALALIDLDTHTLPNRIVLPLYPVLAVMLTASSASSGDWAALVRGAVGLVVLGGTYLALAVAVPRGMGFGDVKLAGALGLVLAYLGWGPLAVGAFGAFLLGGTFGIVLLLVRRAGRSTGIPFGPWMLLGAWVGAFAGAPVWDAYLRLLGL
- the pilM gene encoding type IV pilus assembly protein PilM → MAKNIVGIDIGADAIRAVEVADADKPQPTIVRVAEVPVPPDATKHGEVLEANTVAGALRSLWTLGRFRSRDVVLGMGNQRVLSRDLTVPKAPIAQIRESLPFQVQDMLPVPVGDAILDFYPTSEGVEENGPVVHGLLVAAIKDAVLANVRAAELAGLKPVGVDLIPFALTRVLAPRVRGAGTVAIVDCGGNTTSVVIAHDGVPRFVRIIPTGGDDVTKSIAARLEVPLPEAEAVKRHFGLVGRTQTPDDVRAVAVTRETVGELMTSIRNTVNYYANTRPEDPVRSVLIVGGGAALPGLREGLGDVTGLPVAIGDPFVTARTSRGIAPEVLRERSASMAVAWSLAVGGRAA